The Pirellulimonas nuda genome includes a region encoding these proteins:
- a CDS encoding M14 family zinc carboxypeptidase, protein MTQSERLGPPDDKSAASAHRPWAYPALAAWIAELPKRFPGAVTCTRVGRSHEGRPITLLGLGRGPKRLLAWSQMHGDEETHTTVLVRLVEWLLSQPTTDASAAILDGLTLGLVPMLNPDGAVRGTRHNAQGIDINRDARDLATPEGRTLHALVDRFRPAYALNLHNQNHRTRLADRAAPVAVALLAPPRDHAGTSSPSVEQATQLAAVIREAVWPHCDGRVTRYDADYMPTAFGEWFQSQGVATVLIEAGGSRPGDPPMADLHELGMRAALLALADDSFRQADPVGYTSLKRQGEHRLFDLLIERASVGPAKIDLGVNFPSRSLLRPDAAQGVIAEIGDLTAHGGVRTLSAAGAVCLPGRICIADNLSSLGDAVYSRALRCGATTLLAPVTPDEIAAGHAADFQASLDGPAVNVALVGAAAELTPTTLLRFLQANVVAVLCDDDDADQTDLARSVGMPVVDTTAAPRLDAPAPTTVEAWCEETAGVAQRFGLPGRGRVQRGFHADLVVCDADPAGVLGGLREVLVGGIEALHPSGTAGGVLLRRTLGAANEP, encoded by the coding sequence ATGACCCAAAGCGAGCGACTCGGGCCCCCCGACGATAAGAGCGCCGCGAGCGCCCACCGGCCGTGGGCCTACCCGGCGCTGGCCGCCTGGATCGCGGAGCTCCCGAAGCGGTTCCCGGGCGCCGTAACCTGCACGCGGGTTGGCCGGTCGCACGAGGGCCGTCCGATCACGCTGCTCGGGCTGGGCCGCGGGCCCAAGCGGCTGCTCGCTTGGTCGCAAATGCACGGCGACGAAGAGACGCACACCACCGTGCTGGTGCGGCTGGTCGAATGGCTGCTAAGCCAACCCACGACCGATGCGAGCGCGGCGATCCTCGATGGCCTCACGCTCGGCCTCGTGCCCATGCTCAATCCCGACGGCGCCGTGCGCGGCACGCGGCACAACGCGCAAGGAATCGACATCAACCGCGACGCGCGTGACCTCGCCACCCCCGAGGGCCGAACGCTGCACGCCCTGGTGGACCGTTTCCGCCCGGCGTACGCCCTGAACCTCCACAATCAGAACCACCGCACCCGACTGGCGGACCGCGCGGCGCCGGTGGCGGTGGCGTTGCTCGCCCCCCCACGCGACCACGCGGGCACGTCCTCCCCAAGCGTCGAGCAGGCGACGCAGCTAGCGGCCGTGATCCGCGAAGCGGTCTGGCCGCACTGCGACGGCAGGGTCACCCGCTACGACGCGGACTACATGCCCACCGCGTTCGGCGAGTGGTTCCAGAGCCAGGGGGTGGCCACCGTGCTGATCGAAGCGGGGGGCAGCCGCCCGGGGGACCCGCCGATGGCAGACCTGCACGAACTGGGCATGCGGGCCGCGCTGCTCGCGCTGGCGGACGATTCATTCCGTCAGGCAGACCCGGTGGGGTACACGTCGTTGAAGCGGCAGGGCGAGCACCGCCTGTTCGACCTGCTGATCGAACGCGCGTCGGTCGGCCCGGCCAAGATCGATCTCGGCGTCAATTTTCCAAGTCGCTCGCTGCTGCGCCCCGACGCCGCGCAGGGGGTGATCGCAGAGATCGGCGACCTGACCGCGCACGGCGGGGTCCGTACCCTCTCGGCCGCAGGCGCGGTGTGTCTCCCGGGCCGGATCTGCATTGCAGACAACCTCTCAAGCCTCGGCGACGCGGTCTACTCTCGGGCGCTGCGGTGTGGGGCGACCACGCTGCTGGCGCCGGTCACCCCCGACGAGATCGCCGCGGGGCATGCGGCCGATTTTCAGGCTTCGCTGGATGGGCCCGCCGTCAACGTGGCGTTGGTTGGCGCCGCGGCAGAGCTCACTCCTACAACCCTGCTCAGGTTCCTCCAAGCAAACGTGGTGGCGGTCCTCTGCGACGACGACGACGCCGACCAGACGGACCTCGCCCGCTCGGTGGGGATGCCGGTCGTCGACACGACCGCCGCGCCGCGCCTCGACGCTCCGGCGCCCACGACCGTTGAAGCGTGGTGCGAAGAAACCGCCGGCGTCGCCCAGCGGTTCGGCCTGCCGGGCCGGGGCCGGGTGCAACGCGGGTTCCACGCAGACCTAGTAGTTTGCGACGCCGACCCGGCCGGCGTTC
- a CDS encoding AraC family transcriptional regulator, translating to MERPTMPTPTSSLAANATPRSPVLQAGVRSVAVLVETDTSSGCSVIRGIANYAETHGDWHLLIDPRDHEQRSALPDGWTGAGVIARLSTRLQLEQIAARRMPVVNVDDLYDDLTGAPSVVTDEEELGRMALAHLLDRGFRHFAYFAPPSHQYSKKRGEAFREIVKEAGYECIEYKPGYRAGRILSWAEQQQRASRWLSSLPRPVAVLTVQAHQARQLAEICHFTGVRVPDDVAILAGDADDLMCEVSTPPLSNINVASEKIGHDAAELLDRIIAGEPAPKEPIRIPPRGVTSRQSTDLLAIDDSMIVDALRFIRKHACRGIVVDDILRDIPISRRTLEIQFRHYLGRSPAKEIRRVQLERAQELLGKPELSITEVGLACGFSNATRFGVAFKKENERTPQAFRKNLLSGQKINTGSF from the coding sequence ATGGAAAGACCCACTATGCCGACGCCGACCTCGTCGCTCGCCGCTAACGCCACGCCACGGAGCCCCGTGCTGCAGGCGGGGGTCCGCAGTGTCGCCGTGCTGGTGGAAACCGACACCTCTTCCGGATGCAGCGTGATCCGCGGCATCGCGAACTACGCAGAGACGCACGGCGACTGGCACCTGCTGATCGATCCGCGGGACCATGAGCAGCGTTCTGCGCTGCCGGACGGGTGGACCGGCGCGGGGGTGATTGCCCGGCTCAGCACCCGGTTGCAGTTGGAGCAGATCGCGGCCCGCCGCATGCCGGTGGTGAACGTTGACGATTTGTACGACGACCTGACGGGGGCGCCTTCGGTAGTGACGGATGAAGAAGAGCTGGGCCGCATGGCGCTGGCGCACCTGCTCGACCGCGGCTTCCGCCACTTCGCCTACTTTGCTCCGCCGAGCCATCAGTACTCCAAGAAGCGGGGCGAGGCGTTCCGAGAGATCGTCAAAGAAGCCGGCTACGAGTGCATCGAGTACAAGCCCGGGTACCGCGCCGGACGCATCTTGAGCTGGGCAGAACAACAGCAACGCGCGTCGCGTTGGCTCAGCTCGCTCCCGCGCCCCGTGGCCGTGCTGACGGTCCAGGCGCACCAAGCGCGCCAGCTCGCAGAAATCTGCCACTTCACCGGCGTGCGCGTCCCCGACGACGTAGCGATCCTCGCCGGCGACGCAGACGACTTGATGTGTGAGGTCTCGACCCCCCCGCTGTCGAACATCAACGTCGCGAGCGAGAAGATCGGCCACGACGCGGCCGAGCTGCTCGATAGGATCATCGCCGGAGAGCCCGCGCCGAAGGAGCCTATCCGGATCCCGCCGCGCGGGGTCACCAGTCGGCAGTCGACCGACCTGCTGGCGATCGACGACTCGATGATCGTCGACGCCCTGCGGTTCATCCGCAAGCACGCTTGCCGGGGGATCGTGGTGGACGATATCCTCCGAGACATCCCCATCTCGCGCCGCACGCTGGAGATCCAGTTCCGGCACTACCTGGGGCGTTCGCCGGCCAAGGAGATCCGCCGCGTGCAGTTGGAACGCGCCCAAGAACTGCTTGGCAAGCCGGAGCTGTCGATCACCGAGGTCGGGCTGGCGTGCGGCTTCTCCAACGCTACCCGCTTTGGGGTGGCGTTTAAGAAAGAAAACGAGCGGACGCCGCAGGCGTTCCGCAAGAACCTGCTCTCTGGGCAGAAGATCAACACCGGCAGTTTCTGA
- a CDS encoding anhydro-N-acetylmuramic acid kinase, which yields MAVGLMSGTSADGVDAALLHTDGESVIDVRGGITLPYDDDMRSRLLDASQHDAPTVELLRLERDVTMHHAAAVAKLLSKAAPSDRKPEVVGFHGHTIRHVPRENLTMQIGNPWLLSQETGLRVVTDFRRNDIALGGQGAPLASMFHQSLFVDEAPPIGVLNLGGVANITWLGPNNTIIAGDTGPGCGLLDEWVQEMAGMPHDRDGKLALAGEAHREIVEEALAEEFFTKPLPKSADRFEFDHIDVSMLSIEDGAATLCAVTAGAIYAAARKLPAMPSTLWVTGGGVHHPLIMKMLADFFGSVRCVSERGQNPDTLEAECFAWLAVRHLRGLPLTMPETTGCSEATCGGTVTCGCPA from the coding sequence GTGGCGGTTGGATTGATGAGCGGCACCTCCGCCGACGGCGTCGACGCGGCGCTGCTGCATACCGACGGTGAGTCCGTGATCGACGTGCGGGGCGGCATCACGCTCCCCTACGACGACGATATGCGCAGCCGCTTGCTCGACGCGTCGCAGCACGATGCGCCGACCGTCGAATTGCTCCGCCTCGAGCGCGACGTCACCATGCACCATGCGGCCGCGGTCGCCAAGCTGCTCTCCAAAGCGGCTCCGTCGGACCGCAAACCAGAGGTGGTCGGCTTCCACGGCCACACGATCCGGCACGTGCCGCGCGAAAACCTAACGATGCAGATCGGCAACCCCTGGCTGCTGTCGCAAGAAACCGGCTTGCGGGTGGTTACGGACTTCCGCCGCAACGACATCGCGCTCGGCGGCCAAGGGGCGCCCCTGGCTTCGATGTTCCACCAGTCGCTGTTCGTCGACGAAGCGCCGCCTATCGGCGTGCTCAACCTGGGGGGCGTGGCCAACATTACTTGGCTGGGACCCAACAACACGATCATCGCGGGCGACACCGGACCCGGGTGCGGGCTGCTCGACGAGTGGGTGCAAGAGATGGCGGGCATGCCGCACGACCGCGACGGCAAACTCGCCCTGGCGGGCGAGGCGCATCGTGAGATCGTGGAGGAGGCGCTGGCGGAAGAGTTCTTCACCAAGCCGCTGCCCAAGAGTGCGGACCGGTTCGAGTTCGACCATATCGACGTCTCGATGCTGTCGATCGAAGACGGCGCCGCGACGCTCTGCGCCGTCACCGCGGGGGCCATCTACGCGGCCGCGCGAAAGCTGCCGGCGATGCCTTCGACGCTCTGGGTGACCGGGGGCGGGGTCCACCACCCGCTCATCATGAAGATGCTGGCCGACTTCTTCGGCTCGGTGCGCTGCGTTTCGGAGCGCGGACAAAACCCAGACACCCTCGAGGCCGAGTGCTTCGCGTGGCTGGCGGTGCGGCACCTTCGTGGACTGCCGCTCACGATGCCGGAAACCACCGGCTGCAGCGAGGCGACCTGTGGCGGCACGGTTACTTGCGGCTGCCCGGCGTGA
- a CDS encoding BadF/BadG/BcrA/BcrD ATPase family protein, producing the protein METHPVGAESRLLLAVDAGGTGTRATIARADADGQVHPLGGGAAGPGNPLSAGFDHAVEAIEAAIAEARRHAGCEQQPLDAALLAVAGAASGEMHRRVSEWGRQRRLAGRVDAVADWAPVLAAAGPGPALGIISGTGSVAIARGAAGAPCFAGGWGYLLGDDGSGYSLGRAAVRAVLAEAEAAAPASELAQSVLARFDASDVALVPGVIHRLPQARTQIASLASVVIGLAAGGDSRCLSLIANAAQELGEIGARAARRAGVAGGEVSLALAGGVLTHCEPLRDGVRRALLDGGVAVRGVEVVYDATLGGLLLAAAACDPQVHWRITPGSRK; encoded by the coding sequence GTGGAAACGCACCCTGTTGGCGCCGAATCAAGGCTCCTGCTGGCCGTCGACGCCGGCGGCACCGGCACCCGCGCCACGATCGCGCGCGCCGACGCCGACGGACAGGTCCACCCGCTGGGCGGCGGCGCCGCCGGACCGGGCAACCCCCTCTCGGCCGGCTTTGACCACGCCGTCGAAGCGATAGAAGCAGCGATCGCCGAGGCGCGGCGCCACGCCGGCTGCGAGCAGCAGCCGCTAGACGCTGCGTTGCTGGCCGTCGCCGGCGCCGCCTCGGGTGAGATGCACCGGCGCGTGTCGGAATGGGGGCGTCAGCGGCGACTCGCCGGGCGCGTCGACGCGGTTGCCGACTGGGCGCCGGTGCTTGCCGCCGCCGGGCCCGGGCCGGCCCTGGGGATTATTTCTGGGACCGGCTCGGTGGCGATTGCCCGCGGCGCCGCGGGCGCGCCCTGCTTCGCCGGCGGGTGGGGCTACCTGCTGGGTGACGACGGCAGCGGCTACTCCCTTGGCCGCGCAGCGGTGCGCGCCGTGCTCGCGGAAGCAGAAGCAGCGGCGCCGGCCTCGGAGCTTGCGCAATCCGTGCTCGCCCGCTTCGACGCGTCCGACGTAGCGCTCGTCCCCGGCGTGATCCACCGCCTGCCGCAGGCCCGCACCCAGATCGCCTCGCTGGCTTCGGTCGTGATCGGGCTGGCCGCCGGCGGCGACAGCCGCTGCCTATCGCTGATCGCCAACGCCGCGCAGGAGCTGGGCGAGATCGGCGCACGCGCCGCAAGACGGGCCGGCGTCGCTGGGGGGGAGGTCTCCCTGGCGCTGGCCGGGGGGGTGCTAACGCATTGCGAGCCGCTCCGCGACGGGGTGCGGCGGGCGCTGCTGGACGGCGGGGTTGCGGTCCGCGGCGTCGAGGTGGTCTACGACGCGACGCTCGGCGGGCTGCTGTTGGCGGCCGCCGCGTGTGATCCGCAGGTGCACTGGCGCATCACGCCGGGCAGCCGCAAGTAA
- the murQ gene encoding N-acetylmuramic acid 6-phosphate etherase: MLQSLTTESRNPASTDLDSLSPLAIVRLINAEDARIAASIAEEELAIARAVEVVSERLEAGGRLFYFGAGTSGRLGVLDAAECPPTFNSDPNQVIGIIAGGPSALLKAVEGAEDSQALAIEDLKGHNVSVDDAVVGIATSGRTPYVIGGLSYARSRGAFTIALTCNRDAEVAMQADLVIAPIVGPEVLSGSTRMKAGTATKMVLNMISTGVMVQLGKTFGNLMVDVQQTNSKLAERARWIVSEATGLEADQAIKQLETCEGEVKTAIVAWQADLAPERARELLAAYGGHIGRALAAAAASESSNGKSH; encoded by the coding sequence ATGCTTCAATCGCTGACCACCGAGTCCCGCAATCCGGCTTCGACGGACTTGGATTCGTTATCGCCGCTCGCGATCGTCCGGCTGATCAACGCAGAGGACGCACGCATCGCCGCGTCGATCGCGGAAGAAGAACTGGCGATCGCCCGGGCGGTTGAGGTTGTCTCCGAGCGCCTCGAAGCAGGGGGGCGTCTCTTCTACTTCGGCGCCGGCACCTCGGGGCGGCTGGGCGTGCTCGACGCGGCCGAGTGCCCACCCACGTTCAACTCCGATCCGAACCAGGTGATCGGCATCATCGCCGGCGGGCCATCGGCGCTGCTCAAAGCGGTAGAGGGCGCTGAGGACAGCCAGGCGCTGGCGATCGAAGACCTGAAGGGTCACAACGTCTCTGTCGACGACGCGGTGGTGGGCATCGCCACCAGCGGCCGGACCCCCTACGTGATCGGCGGCCTCTCCTACGCCCGCAGCCGCGGCGCGTTCACCATCGCCCTCACCTGCAATCGCGACGCAGAAGTCGCCATGCAGGCCGACCTGGTGATCGCACCGATCGTCGGCCCAGAGGTGCTCAGCGGCTCGACACGCATGAAAGCGGGCACCGCCACCAAGATGGTGCTCAACATGATCAGCACCGGCGTCATGGTGCAATTGGGCAAGACGTTCGGTAACCTGATGGTCGACGTCCAGCAGACCAACTCGAAACTCGCCGAACGCGCGCGATGGATCGTGAGCGAAGCGACCGGGCTTGAGGCCGATCAAGCCATCAAGCAACTCGAGACGTGCGAGGGAGAGGTCAAGACCGCGATCGTCGCTTGGCAGGCCGACCTGGCCCCCGAACGCGCCCGCGAGCTGCTGGCCGCCTACGGCGGGCACATCGGACGCGCGCTCGCCGCCGCGGCTGCCTCCGAATCGAGCAACGGAAAATCTCACTAG
- a CDS encoding sodium:solute symporter family transporter gives MLAPELAPADYAVIVAYLGVMTIAGVWSGRSNRSEEGFFLGGRGLPWWALLASIVATETSAVTFLSLPGKTYATDGSFAFLQLALGYVIGRVIVAKFLLPEYFRGRIFTAYEVLQERFGPGVRLLASSVFLITRNLSDGLRLFLAALLLQAALGIGFTPCVLVIAGVTTAYAMFGGVSAVVYNDFFQFVVYMLGAMVVLGMLLAQTPDGATGLVEFAASTGRLRVFDPSWSLTAPDITLWSGLIGGAVLTIATHGADQMMVQRYLCARSERSAALALVLSGPLVLLQFALFLVIGVGLAQFYATHQVAYEVAAGDRVFLTYLVQELPTGLRGLLIAAVMAVVMSTLSSSLNSSAGVVVNDLMGDKLRRRGAAATMVAARGLTLAFAALQSTVAIVAYEGSLKSDVIDAVLAIAGFSTGLLLGLYVLGMLVGRARPLVGMIAFGGGLAVTCAAVFLSPLSWPWYCLVGSSSTLGIGLLLTGGRGHPLEEA, from the coding sequence TTGCTTGCACCCGAGTTAGCCCCGGCCGACTACGCCGTGATTGTCGCCTATCTAGGCGTCATGACGATTGCCGGCGTGTGGTCGGGCCGGTCGAACCGTTCCGAAGAAGGATTCTTTCTAGGCGGGCGCGGGCTCCCCTGGTGGGCGCTCTTGGCGTCGATTGTCGCTACCGAAACCAGCGCGGTCACTTTCTTAAGCCTCCCCGGCAAGACCTACGCCACGGACGGCAGCTTTGCCTTCCTGCAGCTTGCGTTGGGGTATGTCATCGGCCGGGTGATCGTCGCCAAGTTCTTGCTGCCCGAGTACTTTCGCGGCCGGATCTTTACCGCTTACGAGGTGCTGCAGGAGCGTTTCGGGCCGGGCGTGCGGCTGCTTGCCTCATCGGTGTTCTTAATCACGCGCAACCTCTCCGACGGGCTGCGGCTGTTCTTGGCGGCACTGCTGCTTCAGGCGGCGCTAGGCATCGGTTTTACCCCTTGCGTGCTGGTGATCGCCGGCGTCACTACCGCCTACGCCATGTTCGGCGGCGTATCGGCGGTTGTCTACAACGATTTTTTTCAGTTTGTTGTTTACATGCTCGGCGCCATGGTCGTGCTAGGGATGCTGCTGGCGCAAACGCCCGACGGCGCCACGGGGCTGGTGGAGTTCGCAGCGAGCACGGGCCGGCTGCGGGTGTTCGACCCCAGTTGGTCGCTCACCGCCCCCGACATCACGCTGTGGTCCGGCTTGATCGGCGGCGCCGTGCTGACGATCGCCACGCACGGCGCCGACCAGATGATGGTGCAGCGGTACTTGTGCGCCAGGTCGGAGCGTTCGGCGGCGCTTGCGCTGGTGCTTAGCGGGCCGCTGGTGCTGCTGCAGTTCGCCCTCTTCTTGGTGATTGGCGTTGGGCTGGCGCAGTTCTACGCCACCCACCAGGTTGCCTACGAAGTGGCGGCGGGCGACCGCGTGTTCCTTACCTATCTGGTGCAAGAACTCCCCACCGGGCTGCGTGGGCTCTTGATCGCCGCGGTGATGGCGGTCGTGATGTCGACCCTGTCGAGCTCGCTCAACTCGTCGGCCGGCGTGGTGGTGAACGACCTCATGGGCGATAAGCTTCGCAGGCGGGGCGCGGCCGCGACGATGGTCGCGGCCCGCGGGCTAACCCTCGCGTTCGCCGCGTTGCAGTCGACTGTGGCGATCGTCGCCTACGAGGGGAGCCTCAAGAGCGACGTCATCGACGCCGTGTTGGCGATCGCCGGCTTCTCTACCGGGCTGCTGCTGGGGCTCTATGTGCTGGGGATGCTGGTGGGCCGGGCAAGGCCTCTGGTTGGGATGATCGCCTTCGGGGGCGGGTTGGCCGTCACCTGTGCCGCTGTATTTCTGTCGCCCCTGAGCTGGCCGTGGTATTGCTTGGTCGGATCATCGTCGACGCTAGGGATTGGGCTGCTGCTGACCGGCGGCCGAGGACACCCGTTGGAGGAAGCATGA
- the ggt gene encoding gamma-glutamyltransferase: MTSRRLVAATWGFIAVLISAAQCDAGRAVGDAWGVATVHPIATQAAEDVFREGGNALDAAVCAALTLGVVDNHNSGIGGGCLILVRTPDGEILAIDGRETAPAAASREMYFVDGVADTALSQTGPLAIATPGALAAYQLALDKCGSRPLARLLAPGARAAAEGFPIDRNYANSIRKYAAELLANAGPDDPRLHADHSPLRQGETLVQTDLANTYRKVAENGVDWFYRGPFASITDHWMKQHGGVMRAEDLANYQAKQREPIRSTYHGYTVVGFPPPSSGGIHIAQLLALMEPYDLRAISQKSPADGVHLVAEGMKLVFADRAYWLGDADFAEVPKGLIDPKYLEGLAAKISPDHATPVPRHGTPSGWSGDLFGRHTTHIAAADAKGYWVAITATVNTSFGSKVVIPGTGVVMNNEMDDFSIQPGVPNAFGLVGAANNAVEPGKRPLSSMTPTIVLNDAGAPVLTVGAAGGPKIITQVALAVLRTLGKGEPLEQAIASPRFHHQWLPDELGLEAGTPPEIRRALEAKGHKTYTLPTAGVTQAIGLDAQGRFIAVNDPRAAGKAAAQ; encoded by the coding sequence ATGACAAGTCGCCGATTGGTTGCAGCAACATGGGGATTCATCGCCGTTCTTATCAGCGCCGCGCAGTGCGACGCGGGCCGCGCGGTGGGAGACGCGTGGGGGGTTGCGACGGTCCACCCCATCGCTACGCAGGCCGCAGAGGACGTGTTCCGCGAAGGGGGCAACGCGCTCGACGCGGCGGTGTGCGCCGCGCTCACGCTGGGCGTCGTTGACAATCACAACTCCGGCATCGGGGGCGGCTGCCTCATCCTGGTACGCACGCCGGACGGCGAGATCCTGGCGATCGACGGCCGCGAAACGGCGCCCGCCGCGGCCAGCCGCGAGATGTACTTCGTGGACGGCGTCGCCGACACCGCGCTCAGCCAAACCGGCCCGCTGGCTATCGCGACCCCCGGCGCCCTAGCCGCCTACCAGCTCGCGTTGGACAAGTGCGGCTCGCGCCCGCTGGCCCGGCTGCTGGCGCCGGGCGCCCGTGCGGCGGCCGAAGGCTTCCCCATCGACCGCAACTACGCCAACAGCATCCGCAAGTACGCGGCCGAGCTGCTGGCCAACGCGGGGCCTGACGACCCGCGCCTGCACGCCGACCACTCGCCGCTCCGCCAAGGCGAGACGCTGGTGCAGACAGACCTCGCCAACACCTACCGCAAGGTCGCCGAGAACGGCGTCGACTGGTTCTACCGCGGCCCCTTCGCGTCGATCACTGATCACTGGATGAAACAGCACGGCGGAGTGATGAGGGCCGAAGACCTTGCCAACTATCAAGCCAAGCAGCGCGAGCCGATCCGCTCCACGTACCACGGCTATACCGTTGTCGGGTTCCCGCCCCCCAGCTCGGGCGGCATCCACATCGCGCAGCTGCTGGCGTTGATGGAGCCCTACGACCTGCGGGCCATCTCCCAGAAGTCGCCGGCCGATGGCGTCCATCTGGTTGCCGAGGGGATGAAGCTGGTGTTTGCCGACCGCGCGTACTGGCTGGGCGACGCAGACTTCGCCGAGGTTCCCAAAGGGCTGATTGACCCCAAGTACCTGGAGGGACTCGCGGCCAAGATCTCGCCAGACCACGCCACCCCCGTCCCGCGGCACGGCACGCCCAGCGGCTGGAGCGGCGACTTGTTCGGTCGGCACACCACCCACATCGCCGCCGCCGACGCAAAGGGCTACTGGGTGGCGATCACCGCCACCGTGAACACGTCGTTCGGATCCAAGGTGGTTATCCCGGGGACCGGGGTCGTCATGAACAACGAGATGGACGACTTTTCCATTCAGCCAGGCGTGCCGAACGCCTTTGGGCTGGTGGGCGCCGCGAACAACGCCGTCGAGCCCGGCAAGCGTCCCCTCTCGAGCATGACCCCCACGATCGTACTAAACGACGCGGGCGCCCCGGTGCTTACCGTCGGCGCCGCGGGGGGGCCGAAGATCATCACCCAGGTGGCGCTGGCCGTGCTGCGGACCCTGGGCAAAGGAGAGCCGCTGGAGCAGGCCATCGCGTCGCCCCGATTCCACCACCAGTGGCTGCCCGACGAGCTAGGCCTAGAAGCCGGGACTCCCCCGGAAATTCGCCGGGCCCTAGAAGCCAAGGGCCACAAGACATACACGCTGCCCACGGCCGGCGTCACCCAGGCGATCGGGCTCGACGCACAGGGGCGCTTCATCGCGGTGAACGACCCGCGAGCCGCCGGCAAAGCAGCGGCGCAGTAG